From the Telopea speciosissima isolate NSW1024214 ecotype Mountain lineage chromosome 9, Tspe_v1, whole genome shotgun sequence genome, the window ACAAAAACTCAAAATACAGCAAGAATACAGTTAGCATGGAACTCCTTACAGGTGCTTGAAGTTACTACTCGTGACAACAGATGAATGTTCCTGTCCAGCAGGTTTGATCCGAACCTTGTATCAAAAAAGGCAGGATCATCATGATTGATAAACCAACACATTATCTTTAGAATAGGTCAAAATGTTCTACCATCTAGATTAAGAAATTAATACCAAACTGCACATGCATTGAATAAAGCAAATATCCAACAAAATTGAATTGTTTATAGAGAAGAAACATACCTCTAGAGAAATATCATAGTTCTTGGAATTCTTTTCAGCCAGATACggcaatgggtgaggttcctgCAATTTATAGTTTCAATAATAAGAAATTCCATGGGATATGAACAAAATTTATAATTTGAATAGGTTATGTACTGAAATTATTAAAATGACTGGCTACCTGTTTGGGAGCATCACAAGCAAAAGCTTCCAGAGCATCTAGGGTCACAATCCAAGGGGACATTGTTGTACCTGCAAGCACTCAGGACCAAAACAAAAGTAAGGTCTTGGTCCTAATCAAGAGCATCATGACATGGTACTAGTTATAGCAACCATAACAACAtttttaacccccccccccaaaaaaaaaaaaagaaaaaaagaatgggATATAGGCCATTGAGCAATAAAAGAAAGATTGTGGTTACCAAAACTCTTCCCAAGAAAAGGCCCTAGTGGCACATACTCCCACGCCTGGATATCCCTAGCTGTCACCACAAAGTCCAAGTTAATTTATATGATAAAGCTAGGCCACAAAAGACTAACCTGATGGGAAATTTGCAACTGaaataacaaaagagagaaCTACCACTCCAGTCATTCAACAATACAAGTCCAAAGATATGGTCTGCGGCCTCATTAACATCAATAGGCTTTCCTAATTCATTGCCTGGACCAACTACAGCAGCCTGGGAACAACATAAAAAGTCTTATAAGAGTATGTTATGGAAAATGGTTCTAGTTAATCATAAGGTTGAATTTTCATCAAGGCATTGACAGTAAAATGACCATTAACCAAAGCTAAACCACAAAGTATGCCATCTTATAAATTCAAGCGTGGCTAACCATCTCTAACTCAAAATCCAGCTTCAGCGAAGGTCCAAAATATGGTGGAGAATTGCCAACAGGGCGGCCTTGACCTCTGCAAAGTtcataataacaataataattataataatcaGATATAATATATGAGATAAAAATACAGACACCAAGATGagtaagaaaaatataaattgCGCAATTTACTTCTACATGAGGATGAAAGTTCTACAAGATAATCCATATAATTCATGTAAGAACAAGGTATAAGCATCCTAAGCATGTTCTTGAGCAAAAGGGATTAGGGCAAGCTAGACCATCTATTGATGCATTGCCCCTACTTGGTGGTTCCTGGGATACAGTATAGAGTTCCTCATGTTGGTATGGTATTTCTTGGGGGTTTATGAAAAAAATTTGACGCAGTCCCTAAAATGAACAGAACAATCCCACCTTTCAGACCTTGTAAGATGTGGTGAGATCCAGGAGATCACCAACACTTACTGTACAATGAAGTTTGTGGAATGAAAGGAACATAAAATTTTCCTGGAGATGTACATCTCCAAGAAGAAAGCTATTCAGTGCGACTATCCTATCTGCACTTCTGATCTTCAGCTTGAAGGACATTGAGAGAATCCATTACAGTGGTTTTAGATTGAATTGGGAACCGACTACATGGGAAGATTTGCTTGCTTTGAGCCGAGGGAGGATTTTCTTTTGAGGCTTTGAGCCAAGGACACCATGTCCCTCTTCCTACTTTTCTTCTTGCTTTCTTCTATccgaaaaaacaaataaatcaattaatAGCCACAGTTTCCTAATCTTGGGGGAAAGCCTGGACTTGTAATCAATACCAGATGAATTGCTATATTCTGCCCAATCCATGGTATCCAATTGTAGGAAGATGAAATGTTTAAATATGATGAGAAAGCCTACACAGTCTCTGCTATAAGATCCAAAGTGTTCAATGTTGGAGGTGATCATTTCTCAGTTCCAtcataagaggagagagaggtaaAACTGGTTGTGCATCAGACAGATAACTATAGTAATTTTCCTTTTAGGTATATAACAATAGGAATTAAATTGTCATAAATGATTTTTTCGTGGCTTAAAACTCTAAAAGAACTGCAGGGTGAAACCTTCAAAAACAAcatcaaaatgggaaaaaaaattagagggAATCAACTAACCTTGGACGAATAATATCAGTACCAGAGATAACAATTGATGATGCCCGCCCATGATATGCAATAGGGAGGTGGAACCTGAAATTTGTAGTTAAATTCGCAACTTGAAGAGGAAAATTTGGATTCAAGCTACAGTGCAAAAAATAGACAACAACAGCACAAACTAAGCCATTATGGAGCCTGGCATCCAAAACAATAACCCAATGCTCAATTTCTACTTTTTTGCTCATTTTCTACAGCATTTTTCTGTTAGTCGTTATTATTGCTCATAATGAGTTCAGCTCCCTCCAGAGACCAACTGCCAGATCCTTTAAAATCTTCCAACCACaaaattgaaataattgatTATGATGATCTCTGGTCCATCAAACACACCAACTTTCCTCAGTATGCAATGCCATAATATATTGAGTGTCAAAGTACCAATCAAAGTACCAATCTATGTCAGTCAAATCAAGGTCTATTAGACATAGTCAAAGTGAACTAACTACTAAAATGGTCCAATTTATACCAGACAATAACAGTTGCAGAAAAAGAACTGaccaataagaaataaaacCAGGAAAGAGTACTCATTTGTATAATTATTTTAGGTACAAATAACTGAAAACCCAGTTGAACACCCTCTGTTTAACTATAAATAATACCATGTTGGGTGGACCTATTCATCATAAGTAATATGTTTATCTCCTCtctaatattttttattctcttcttttgcAACTTGGTGACATATTTGCATTGACATAAGGTACTGTCCATTCAAACCAACCTCAAGAATTTAGTGAACAGatcttatttatatttaaaatataaactTCAATAAAAGATACCAGTTTGGTGGAATTGCATTCTCTGGTCCACGAAACATGGTTCCACAGTTCTTTGCATGATGCATCGAAGAAAAGAAATCCGTGTAGTCCCCTATCACAGCAGGCAGAAGCATCTGTACCTTGTCCTGATAGATTAAATATGAAGTTAGTCTCATGATTTACAATCGTCACTGATTGCATTTTTGCATATATAACAGTAACCCTTTTATTAATGAAACAGTATGGGAAAAAGAGGGAAGTATCCCAAAGCACAAAATGGCTTTTGAAGTATAGAATGCCCATACTTTCGAAATGGTACAGCCTATAGGAGGTATTCAAACCTGGATACTTTGAAGTTAAACAGTAGATCAGCAATACGAATATGCCTTACCATTGGCAAAAGCGATCTTGCCCTCAGACTTGCATCGTCACGTAAGGTTGGGTTGTCAGCtgcattaaaaataaaaagtatacATGTCATCTTTTAGACTCGAATCACAAAATCAGTTCATTTTTCCGTAGGGCTTTTTGAACGATCTCAGTATCATAGTcttaaaaaactttaaaaattcTTGAACTTTTTACGAACATAGTGAACTCTAAATACACTCCCCAAGAAAGATGATCGATAGAAACAGAAGCACAATACTGATCAATTAGTAAACCGTACACGACAGTAGTTTTTGGAGGGTCGCGCGAGCCTCTTTCCACGCAGGTCGTCCCATTTCGAGAAACTTGTTAAGAGAAGGCTGGACACAGAGCAAATACAAGAATCAATGGCAATATACAAAATAAAGTTAACTGAAATCGAACACAATCGACGACGAACAATCCTAATGGCGTGGTTCGTCAAAGAGCGTTAACGTTAAAACCCACTATAACTAGGAGTGACTAAACTAAAATTCTTGCACGACAGCAAAAGAAACAGAGTAGATAGCACCGATTATAAGCGACCAAATCATCAAAAACAAAGTTGGACAAACCTGAATAAAGCAATCGGAGTTGCTGAGGATGGGACCATCGAAGAGACCAGCATAAAAGATAGCAGAGAGATCCAACACGTAGTCACCAATCGCAACACCGGGGCGAGGTTCTCCGCCTTGTTGAGGCTTGAAAACGCCATAAGGAAGGTTTTCAAGAGGGAAATGGGAATCGGGATGAACTTGTACGAAGGAATTAAGCACCATTTTCAGATGATTTCGAGGTAGTCGAGCAGAAACACTGAAACAACTTCGAGATCGCCGTAAACTGCAAAGATGACTCTGTTTATAGAAGAAGATAAGATTGGGAATTGTTCTTGAGAGAAGAGCCGTTTTTGTATTCGATTTTGGAGTAGTAGGAACAGTGACTCATTTATCCATTAAACAACAATTTGGGTTTAAATTAACATTTATAGAGGACTAAAGAAGACTTGTGGTAGTTAAGAGTTGCAAAGGAATGACTGAGGAGTGAGTGATGAGTTGGTGCCCGTCACCTTGTGAGGAGGTAGTTGTCATCCACCTTTCAAAGTTATAAATGAatcagaaaatgaaaacaaCAACAGCATCAGGatcagaaccagaaccagatcctctacggtgaCGACAAGCGCTGTGGTTTTTCGTGTCGAAACTAATCATTGGCTTAATTAGCTTTCTCCTGCTGTTTGGCTTTGAAGTCGTTTCCCCTGCTCACGGCATATAAGTCGCGACTTACAGTAACGGTTTCTAACTAAATTGTGCCTCCTAGTCACGCGGTTATAAGAAAAGCTAAAAGCTcaccttcttctttttattccaCGCACTGACAGCAGTTGCAACattcactctctctttctctctcgtaTGATAGGACCAAGTCCAAATTGAGACTGACAGTAAGAACACAGTGGATTTCTTCTTTTGCCTCCATCTCTTTCTCATATAGAGCACGGACTATGAACAATGTAGCAGATGTCTTGGCTAAGAAGGCCATGTCCTTTTGTGTGTGATAGATTAGCCGTTATCCATTCCATGGTATCATGATCTCTGTGTAAATGAAATCACTGGTTGTAAACGTTTTCCAGTTGAGTAAAGTCTCCCCTTACCCAAAAATATAataggaccaagtttccctttaGCCACGGTGAATGAGAATCCAAGACAAGGGATATCAGAGGATATTTtggggaaaatactaaaatctagGAGGGGTTTGCcaatcctaggatggtgggaATCTATTCTCCAAGTGATAGAGGGAAACTTCATCGTAgtataaaattataaatgatTTGAATAGCTTTGTTCAATTATTAGAGTAACTTTTGGTTCAGCAAGGGAACGGGACATGAAAATGTGCATGGTCAAATATGGATAATTTTATAGTTAGTCCCATGATTTTATGCCtgtattttaaaataaattttctaaagtaaaatattttttttatcttactTTTGATTggtctttgttttattttcgaAAGTTCTTTAAGTAAAGGgtaaaaaggaattttttaaataatttataagtGTGTTTATTATGTCAATTTCAAGAGATGTCATTGTGGTGCAtgattcaccaaaaaaatattaatttgtgATGCATGCATTGAAATTACAGGATTTTACATTCACTATAGAATAAGTGTTGTAttaagaaggaaataaaataagattagaaattatttgacaccttaagagatgtcaataaaaaaatccttttaaCAAAATACTTTTCATACtgttaaaataataatatagacAAGGCAAAAGATTTTGTCCATGGTCCTGTCCCcccctctcacaagaggaggtcacaatgacaaaaaaaatcCCTATTGGACGAATTCGTAATCCCCTTCCCCTCATGTGGTTGTGcatgaaaacttccccctataaataacTAGATAAGTAGTCTTATGTTTGGAAGTGTAGCCTACGCTAGCattcccatgtgtttatctctctcctcctcaaaacagatggacttttcatatggagaagaTAGAAAGATAGACTCGTCAGAGTATTGCATAGACCACACTTTCGGACGGAGTTCATTTTCCCAAACAGCTATCATGGAAACATTATAGCATCTAAGCCAAAATCACTATAGCTGAATTATGCTTGGATTTGTTCTCAAACATCCCTGGCCATTGTTTGAATTGGCATAATAAACTCAACAAGttattaccaaaataccctgcATATACCTCAATTTGTTGGGGAATAAAAAGGAGCACCACAATTGAAAGACAAATATCAGCAACCACAGTAGTATGCTAGTATGCTGATGAAACCCAACTTTCCATGTGGTGAATTTTGAATTCATCTAAGAAAACCCTCATGGTTGGGCTGTCCAAAAATACCTaccccttattattattttttaagtatgaaaatcaTGTCTACTTGTTTCAATGACCCAAGATTGAATTCTCACATTCACATGGGGTTTGGGTTTCATCATGGGTAAAGTGGTGGGTGTGGGTGGGCACCTAGATCTaccacttttttattttattttttttataatgagaCATAGATATGCCACTCAGTATATcatgggatctttatcacctccagtttgctgaccggcccagtttcccagttcctctaacaaagggggctgaaatgacctctctacccatgcccaaacaccctgcccgggtggggtccaccatccccctattagaggaactggggaactgggccggtcagcaaactggaggtgataattttccgtatATCATGTAGCACTAAAGTTTTATGATGAGGTGGATCCCAAGATCTCTTGTTTACATGTTAAATTTCAGTTCAATTAGAGTTTGACATATAGTATAATAAAGTGTGAGAAATTCAGTGTTACAAAACATGCAGGGGAGTACAATTTGTGCATACATATACATGGGAATAAACATAAGGGAAAATGATTACtttgaggctgaaatttggCAAGTCAACTATTTAGACAATTTTCTTTGCAATCAATAATCAAAGTTGCCACAGCAGTCTTTCAGATGTTAAAAAATATGAATGTCATCAGTTATTTTTGCCTTTATTGTTAAaggtctaaaataccctttttcCAATCAAATCAAAGGATTAGACCGtatagatgaagagattctctatGCACTATGAGTAAATAGAAATTGGGTCCATGTTAAGAGACCCTAAATGAATATTAATGTTTTGCAAGTGCCCTTTGTGCTCAAGTCACACAACTCCAATGACCTGCTTGTATATATGCACACTTCATGTATAGTTAGGTGATGATGATGTGTTTGCTTCTATAAACTTGTCTTCACTAAGAATGTATTTCTaccctcccttcccccccccaaaaaaaaaaaaaaaaaccaagagtgTATGGCAAAGTATTTATTGAAGTAAAATGATACATGGCATCACCTAACTGTATACGAAATGTGCATGTATGGGTTGGTGATACAGACTTTAGCATTTTTGCACAGGTGACTTCCACATAACGAGGTGTATTTACAGTTGTCCCACAATGGTAGGATTGACTTGAACTGACCGGTTGAAGCCCAAGACCGGCCTAACTAATTACTAGATGTGTCGGGCTCAAGCGTCGATTTATTAATAATCAAGCATTATTCCTAGTGCAAGGTAGTGGCTCGACGGTTGCCCAATTAAGCATTTTTGCACAGGTGACTTCCACATAATTAGGAGTGTCTAAAATTGTCCCACAATGGTAGGATTGACTTGAACTGAATAGTTGAAGCCCAAGACCGGCCGAACCAATTACCAGATGTGTCGGGCTCAAGCACCGATTTATTAATAATCGAGCAATATTCCTAGTGCAAGGTAGTGGCTCGATGGTTGCCCAATTGAGATTGACTGATGACTGACTAAATGACCATTTATAGCCCAATTAGCCAGATTGCAATGCATTTATGATCCTTCTAAGGACTATTTATTGTCCGATTAATCAAATTGGCTAGTTTAAAGATCAACTATTGCCCAATTATCTTAAGCCCAATTATGGCTCGATAATCGACCAACCAAATGAAGACGTGTGAATGCCCTGGTTTACTAGACCTGATTACTTTAACGTACTTAAACGGACAAAAATGGTGTAAGGTCTTAAGTTGGTGGGGGTCGATTAGGCACGACCAAAACTGACCGATTGACATCCCTAAATTAttattaaagaagagaaaaaaaaaagagcagcaCAGATCAGGTTTACGTACGTGGTCCGACCTTGGGACTTGATCTGTGCCCATATGGAATCCAGGGGGCCTACAGAGGGGGCAGTGGATTCCATATGGGCACAGATCAGGTCCCAAAGTCGGACCGGACCTGATCCAGGCTCAATACAGAGAGCCTGTAGCCGAGGGGGGAGGAAAAACAGAATAGCCCctattaaattccttatttaCACGAGGACCAGGGCATTCTACTATAGTGCTAATATATTTCTCTCGTCGACTCGCCTCTCTCTTCCCGTTAAAAACCCGGCATGCGCGAGCGAACGATTTATAGTCTAaacctctatctctctctctctctgctcacCTCGTCCAGTCTATCTATCGCCACAGCGTTGTCTCTTCAAATACCCGCCAAAAAGGTTTATAAACGGATCGatatgtttttaaaattttaaaactttcCCTCGTACTGACGTGTTTCATTCCTCTCACCctgttctccttctcctcttagGGTTTCTGCTTCTCTCCTCGCTCATCTATGGCTTCGGATCTCTCTCCTGTGCAGGTTTGTACTTCGATTCAGGCTATTCCGAGGCATAATTTGACGGTGAGCGACGGTCCCCTGCGATTCTCTGGCTTTGGAGTGTGTGATTCTTCTCCGAAGACGCGTACGGACGGGATTGTTCTTCTTGTGAAGCAGTGGAGTTCGTTCGGTGAATGAGGGCTTGAAGAATCTTTAGGATGGATCCGGCAGGTTTGGAGGCCGTGGTTCCGCCAGTGGTTAATTCGGAGAAGTCGTTGGCTTCCGTTGGGGATAAGAGACCCGTGGAGAATGAAGTTGATATTGATAATGGTGGGCGGTTGCATAAGAAGGCCAAAGGAGATTTTGGTATGGATATGAAGAAGGTCGCGGAGATTGTTCTGGTTTTGTCGGAGATGGGAAAGATGCGTGGGGGGAGGAATCCTACAGATGTGGAGGAAAGGCTCATGGCGGAAGCTCGTCAGAAATTGGCCGAAATTTGTGAAGCGCTGGCTCCGAAGGATATCCTTCCGAGGGATGCTGTTAAGGCTGTTATTGAGGATCTTGGACTTAACAATAGGTCGAAAGATCAGAGGTTAGGGTTTCGTCCTCCAAAGATGTCTATTGCCGAGAGGTTGTTGCTCACAAAGAGAAAGGTAATATCTGAGCTTCCGATGCTTTGGTACAAATCCAGTTAGTTCAGTTGCTCGCAAATTCTCACGTGTGTTTCCTATCGTGGATTCCCCTCCTCTATGCCCAAACTTCTGTTATCTTGAAATTACTGGGAGATGACTattagtttttttcttcttcttgggtaGAGTTTTTAGTTTTACATGAATAGTGGATATATTAAATAGTGCCTTAAAACTCTGGATATATTATTTCATTTAAAATCTGGTGTTGTAGGAtacttttggtttattttgaaTAATCTATAGTTTTCCATTATCTAAGCAGAACATGAAATAACAATTAGTAAACATATCCATAAAGAGGGGTGCGGGGGAGTTACAGGGATGATAGTAGAAAGATGGGGTAAACCGAAAGATTACAATTGTGTTCCTTAACAGTTGCAATTGCTGATTGAGGTAATAAATGCAATATTTGTCACTACTTGGAAGCTTGGTCGGTAGGATCCAAAGCTTCCTCAGATAAAATGCTACATGACATAATTGAAGCTTTTAAAATGCTTCTCCAGATGAGACTCACTGGAAATAGTTTCTTTGACCACTTGCAAGTCTAGTGGATCTGACATCTGTACCACTTGGAATAGTGTAGCTGAATTTATTGGGAATAATTTCTTAAATTGCATGGAAATATTGAGTATCTAGTGGACCTACAATTTATTATATGCACAAATTTAATACGGATgtgttatattatatatttgatAGTGTTGCTCATCTGAGACGTTTTCGAAACATATTTTCACCGCAAACAGATATGGAGATGGATGGGTGTTCTTTCAAATTATAGTTGATTAGATAGATCATTTAATGTGAAGTTCTGTTCCCTAGCTGTTCTATCCCAGAAAAAGAAGTTTTTTTCCCTACACACTACTAGGTCAGTTTGTATTGATTTAAGATACTGTTTCCTAATTTTGTATTATTATAGGTTTTCACAGACTCCCTCCCCAATATGTTTATTTATTCAACCTGCTGACCCAATGAGGAAAAGGTAAAAACATTGGCACTCTGTTGTCTGAGCatgtgtgtctgtgtgtgtgcATCTCACTATATAAGACCTTAGGGATAGTTGGGTTAGGAATAACTTGTGTTCTCCCAGGATAGAGCACCTGCTTCTCCTTTGTGTCttaacttctctttgatttgGTTAGTGTCCGGAGCAGAGGTATGAGCCGTAGCAAACCATATTGTCCAAACTTTTGTATTTCATCTTAGCAGACCATATTGTCTGCCTTTTGTATTTCATCTCTATCTGTAGAGTAAGGGAACTGATATCGTCCTACCATGGTTCTAGCAATAAGTAATCCCTACATGGTTTAGGGTGTGGCTTCTTTCGCAATTAAGCTGCATTTGCAACAAACCCTCTGAAGGATATCTTGACTTCAGTGTCATTGTGCTGGGGCAGTTTGAATTGCTTGAAGGTCTACACTGGCAACTTTGGGTTGGATTGGGATAGTTCACAAAACATGAAACAGGTGAACAATGATACTTATAATTTAAAATACAATAAGATGAAATATGAACATGTATGTGACTGGAGTTCTTGTTAAGACCTTGACCATGAAGTGGTTCAGTTATCAAATATGATCATGAACTAGATCATTGCGATCTTGCCTAGAAATGTCAAGTAGATGAAGATTAGAGTAAGAAGTATGAATgcaaggagaaaaagaaaagggccaGTAGAACATAATAGCAATCTT encodes:
- the LOC122639787 gene encoding fumarylacetoacetase, giving the protein MVLNSFVQVHPDSHFPLENLPYGVFKPQQGGEPRPGVAIGDYVLDLSAIFYAGLFDGPILSNSDCFIQPSLNKFLEMGRPAWKEARATLQKLLSSDNPTLRDDASLRARSLLPMDKVQMLLPAVIGDYTDFFSSMHHAKNCGTMFRGPENAIPPNWFHLPIAYHGRASSIVISGTDIIRPRGQGRPVGNSPPYFGPSLKLDFELEMAAVVGPGNELGKPIDVNEAADHIFGLVLLNDWSARDIQAWEYVPLGPFLGKSFGTTMSPWIVTLDALEAFACDAPKQEPHPLPYLAEKNSKNYDISLEVRIKPAGQEHSSVVTSSNFKHLYWTLTQQLAHHTINGCNLRPGDLLGTGTISGPEPESFGCLLELTWNGQNPLSLNGLPRTFLEDGDEVIFAGCCKGNGYNVGFGTCSGKILPAPL